Proteins from a single region of Scytonema millei VB511283:
- the malQ gene encoding 4-alpha-glucanotransferase translates to MPFMRASGVLLHPTSLPSQFGIGDLGLEAYRFIDFLTDSGQQLWQILPLGPAGKGNSPYASYSAMAGNPLLISPDLLEKKGLLEKAHLAHLPELNAETVDFEQAISTKIPMLRKACSNFEANATSFERQEFSEFCDRNAYWLDDYALFMALKDVHQGASWNHWELAIAQRQPDAIEQWQQRLSQDTFYYKYLQFEFFQQWSELKRYANQRSIQIIGDIAIYVAHDSADVWAHPENFCLNRETGEPTLMAGTPPDYFSATGQLWGNPVYNWENLQRENFEWWLQRFRSILNYVDLIRIDHFRGFEAFWAVKQGETTAMNGEWIEAPGEAFFKALNDKLGHLPIIAEDLGTITPEVEALRDRFELPGMKILQFAFGDGTQVEKRFLPFSYPRNCVVYTGTHDNDTTVGWFNQLSEQAREAVRFYLGCTSSEEIHWNLIRLAQSSVADRAITPLQDILGLGTNSRMNFPGKAVGNWGWRYQLSALTPQLRDRLKAITETYGRTPILQTSES, encoded by the coding sequence ATGCCTTTCATGCGAGCTAGCGGAGTTTTACTGCATCCTACTTCCTTACCTAGTCAGTTTGGCATTGGCGACTTAGGCTTAGAGGCTTATCGCTTTATTGACTTTTTAACGGATAGCGGACAGCAACTATGGCAAATATTACCATTGGGACCTGCGGGAAAAGGTAATTCTCCTTACGCCTCTTATTCAGCAATGGCAGGAAATCCACTGCTGATTAGTCCAGACTTGTTAGAGAAAAAAGGCTTGTTAGAAAAAGCTCACCTGGCTCATTTGCCTGAGTTGAACGCTGAGACAGTAGATTTTGAGCAAGCGATTTCAACGAAGATACCAATGCTGCGAAAAGCTTGCTCAAACTTTGAAGCAAATGCTACGTCGTTTGAACGACAGGAGTTTTCAGAATTTTGCGATCGCAATGCTTACTGGCTGGATGACTACGCTCTGTTTATGGCGCTTAAAGATGTTCATCAAGGTGCTAGTTGGAATCATTGGGAGCTAGCGATCGCTCAAAGACAGCCAGATGCGATCGAACAGTGGCAGCAACGGTTAAGTCAGGATACTTTTTACTACAAGTATCTCCAATTTGAATTTTTCCAACAATGGTCAGAACTAAAACGTTATGCCAACCAAAGAAGCATCCAGATTATAGGAGATATTGCTATTTACGTGGCACATGATAGTGCAGATGTCTGGGCGCATCCCGAAAATTTTTGTCTAAATCGAGAGACAGGTGAACCAACACTGATGGCAGGGACACCACCAGATTATTTTAGTGCTACCGGACAACTGTGGGGGAACCCTGTCTATAACTGGGAAAATTTACAACGGGAGAACTTCGAGTGGTGGCTGCAACGCTTCAGATCCATCCTTAACTATGTAGACTTAATCCGCATCGACCACTTCCGAGGCTTCGAGGCTTTCTGGGCAGTAAAACAGGGCGAAACCACTGCTATGAATGGAGAATGGATTGAAGCCCCTGGAGAAGCTTTCTTTAAGGCACTTAACGACAAGCTAGGTCACTTACCGATTATTGCTGAGGATTTGGGAACGATTACACCCGAGGTAGAGGCGTTGCGCGATCGCTTTGAACTTCCTGGGATGAAAATTTTACAATTTGCCTTTGGCGATGGCACGCAAGTAGAAAAACGCTTTTTACCGTTTAGTTATCCACGCAATTGTGTAGTTTACACGGGGACTCACGATAATGACACGACTGTAGGATGGTTTAACCAGTTATCAGAACAAGCGCGAGAAGCAGTTCGGTTTTATTTGGGTTGTACGAGTTCGGAGGAAATCCATTGGAATTTGATTCGCTTGGCGCAAAGTTCTGTTGCAGATCGGGCAATTACTCCCCTTCAAGATATTTTGGGACTGGGTACAAACTCTCGCATGAATTTTCCTGGTAAAGCAGTAGGAAATTGGGGTTGGCGATATCAACTCTCTGCTTTAACGCCGCAACTGCGCGATCGCCTCAAAGCAATAACTGAAACTTACGGTCGAACCCCTATTCTTCAAACCTCTGAATCCTAA
- a CDS encoding DUF1816 domain-containing protein, whose protein sequence is MACSGYVEDLKSEAAQGIQIEIKRCQPSELTVFNEEEN, encoded by the coding sequence ATAGCTTGCTCAGGCTATGTTGAAGATCTCAAAAGCGAAGCAGCACAAGGAATTCAGATCGAGATTAAACGCTGTCAGCCAAGTGAGTTGACGGTTTTTAACGAAGAGGAAAATTAA